The Pseudomonadota bacterium nucleotide sequence GGCGTACTTGAGATAAGTCTCAACCGAAGCAATAACTACTCTTGCCTCGATGGAAAGCAGCTCAATCCCAACCAGAGATACTTTCACCCATGCATCAATTACGATACCTTTGTCGAGTATACGGTCAACA carries:
- the gvpA gene encoding gas vesicle structural protein GvpA (There are 14 genes on the gvp gene cluster in halophilic archaea. The product of gvpA is a structural component of gas vesicles, which provide buoyancy to cells and promote flotation. It has been reported that the products of gvpAO and gvpFGJKLM represent the minimal set required for gas vesicle formation in halophilic archaea.), producing VDRILDKGIVIDAWVKVSLVGIELLSIEARVVIASVETYLKYAEAIGLTASAAAPA